One Lepus europaeus isolate LE1 chromosome 7, mLepTim1.pri, whole genome shotgun sequence DNA segment encodes these proteins:
- the LOC133764424 gene encoding calcitonin gene-related peptide 2-like isoform X1: MGFRKFSPLLALGILVLCQAGSLQAAPFRSALESSPDLATLNEEEARLLLAALVQDYVQMKASKLELEQQEQVQELETEGSSVTAQKRGCNTATCVTHRLAGLLSRSGGIVKSNFVPTNVGSEAFGRRRRELQA, translated from the exons ATGGGCTTCCGGAAATTCTCCCCCTTGCTGGCTCTAGGCATCTTGGTCCTGTGCCAGGCAGGCAGCCTCCAGGCGGCGCCCTTCAG ATCCGCCTTGGAGagcagcccagacctggccacaCTTAATGAAGAGGAAGCGCGCCTCCTGCTGGCTGCACTGGTGCAGGACTATGTGCAGATGAAGGCCAgcaagctggagctggagcagcaagagcaggtgcaggagctagAGACGGAGGGCTCCAG TGTCACTGCCCAGAAGAGAGGCTGCAACACTGCCACCTGCGTGACCCATCGGCTGGCAGGCTTGCTGAGCAGGTCAGGGGGAATAGTGAAGAGCAACTTTGTGCCCACTAATGTGGGCTCTGAAGCCTTCGGCCGGCGTCGCAGGGAGCTCCAGGCCTGA
- the LOC133764424 gene encoding calcitonin-like isoform X2: MGFRKFSPLLALGILVLCQAGSLQAAPFRSALESSPDLATLNEEEARLLLAALVQDYVQMKASKLELEQQEQVQELETEGSSLDSPKSKWCSNLSAYVLGTSLQNPDNFCTFAGIDFRIEMQSQ; this comes from the exons ATGGGCTTCCGGAAATTCTCCCCCTTGCTGGCTCTAGGCATCTTGGTCCTGTGCCAGGCAGGCAGCCTCCAGGCGGCGCCCTTCAG ATCCGCCTTGGAGagcagcccagacctggccacaCTTAATGAAGAGGAAGCGCGCCTCCTGCTGGCTGCACTGGTGCAGGACTATGTGCAGATGAAGGCCAgcaagctggagctggagcagcaagagcaggtgcaggagctagAGACGGAGGGCTCCAG CTTAGACAGCCCCAAATCTAAGTGGTGTAGTAATCTGAGTGCTTATGTGCTGGGCACATCCTTACAGAACCCAGACAACTTTTGTACATTCGCTGGCATTGATTTCAGGATTGAAATGCAAAGCCAGTAA